Proteins from a single region of Theileria parva strain Muguga chromosome 1, complete sequence, whole genome shotgun sequence:
- a CDS encoding putative integral membrane protein — protein sequence MLNNRPPPSLDTWIIIASYVRKFPFQVALVLVPFFLVLLMAIRTSGRR from the exons ATGTTAAATAATCGTCCTCCTCCTTCCCTCGACACATGGATTATAATTGCGAGCTATGTTAGGAAGTTTCCCTTTCAG GTTGCATTGGTATTGGTTCCTTTCTTTCTGGTTCTCTTAATGGCGATAAGAACAAGCGGGAGGAGATGA
- a CDS encoding putative integral membrane protein: protein MEDKTDEDNLLYEAGRDLLLAPEFASDERTRRFLSLSRELYVAMIGVQLVYILTALLFGNVALSIIVTLLMIQSCFCHADGRPVAYIVNAFLSLAINIIIIISLAQDVSGLEPFRTEPVLKTLSYVYVPICFLFTALSVFLAFGFRRLRNSEKKTIVNATNNLLGKHYHVDQTNLTVKPK from the coding sequence ATGGAGGATAAAACGGAtgaagataatttattgtacGAAGCAGGTCGGGATTTATTATTGGCGCCAGAATTTGCGTCTGACGAACGAACCCGGAGGTTCCTGTCCTTATCTAGGGAACTTTACGTAGCCATGATAGGCGTCCAGCttgtatatatactaaCGGCTTTGCTTTTCGGTAACGTTGCTCTCTCCATAATTGTTACTCTGTTAATGATACAAAGCTGTTTTTGTCATGCTGATGGCAGGCCCGTCGCCTATATTGTTAACGCTTTTCTCTCTCTTGCCATCaacattataataattatatccCTAGCACAGGATGTATCGGGACTGGAACCCTTTAGAACTGAGCCAGTACTGAAGACCCTTTCCTACGTTTACGTACCAATTTGTTTTTTGTTCACCGCACTTTCAGTATTTTTGGCATTCGGCTTTAGGAGACTGAGGAATAGTGAAAAGAAAACAATAGTTAATGCAACAAATAACCTCTTAGGGAAACATTATCACGTTGATCAAACTAACTTAACTGTTAAACCAAAGTGA